A section of the Streptomyces sp. SCL15-4 genome encodes:
- a CDS encoding PP2C family protein-serine/threonine phosphatase, protein MTADPGGAPLEDFLADPTTCTLDMATAVARCAKALGLRHAVVYLADLQQRHLVPLTDVTAALPIDTSLAGWCYRTQSLRVEESERDGMTAWFPLLDGAERLGVLAVHTGTLTAATLRQGRAMAALLAMMTSSKRAYKETFVRRTRTREMHLPAEMLRAFLPPRTIGNPHVVSTAVLEPAYDLGGDAFDHALTTDSLHAVVLDAMGHNLLSGLTSAVALAACRNARRNDADLRDLVDSVDEALTQWLPDQFCTGILARLDFRTGRLEWFNCGHPAPLLIRGQRLIADALSREADPPMGLRSLLSERIRRAHTAQLQPGDRVLLYTDGVTEARTADGRLLGLERFADYVIRASATGEIAPETLRRLIHSLLDSQDSRLRDDATIVMMEWEPGSPPPGSDLAG, encoded by the coding sequence GTGACCGCAGACCCGGGCGGTGCCCCGCTGGAGGACTTCCTCGCCGACCCCACCACCTGCACCCTGGACATGGCGACCGCCGTCGCCCGCTGCGCGAAGGCCCTGGGCCTCCGGCACGCCGTCGTCTACCTCGCCGACCTCCAGCAGCGGCACCTCGTGCCGCTCACCGACGTCACCGCGGCCCTGCCCATCGACACGTCGCTCGCCGGCTGGTGCTACCGCACCCAGTCGCTGCGCGTCGAGGAGTCCGAGCGGGACGGCATGACGGCCTGGTTCCCTCTCCTCGACGGCGCCGAACGGCTCGGCGTCCTCGCCGTCCACACCGGGACGCTCACCGCGGCGACCCTGCGCCAGGGCCGGGCGATGGCCGCCCTGCTCGCGATGATGACCTCCTCGAAACGGGCGTACAAGGAGACCTTCGTACGGCGGACCCGCACCCGGGAGATGCACCTGCCCGCCGAGATGCTGCGCGCCTTCCTGCCGCCGCGTACCATCGGCAACCCCCACGTCGTCTCCACGGCCGTCCTCGAACCCGCCTACGACCTCGGCGGCGACGCCTTCGACCACGCCCTGACCACCGACAGCCTGCACGCCGTCGTCCTGGACGCCATGGGGCACAACCTGCTCTCCGGGCTGACCAGCGCGGTCGCCCTGGCCGCCTGCCGCAACGCCCGGCGCAACGACGCCGACCTGCGCGACCTGGTGGACAGCGTGGACGAGGCGCTCACCCAGTGGCTGCCGGACCAGTTCTGCACCGGCATCCTCGCCCGGCTCGACTTCCGCACCGGCAGGCTGGAGTGGTTCAACTGCGGCCATCCCGCGCCGCTGCTGATCCGCGGCCAGCGGCTGATCGCCGACGCGCTGTCCCGCGAGGCCGACCCGCCCATGGGCCTGCGGTCCCTGTTGTCCGAGCGGATCCGCCGGGCGCACACCGCCCAGCTCCAGCCCGGGGACCGGGTGCTGCTCTACACCGACGGCGTCACCGAGGCGCGCACGGCCGACGGCCGGCTCCTCGGCCTGGAGAGGTTCGCGGACTACGTCATCCGGGCCAGCGCCACCGGCGAGATCGCGCCCGAGACGCTCAGGCGCCTGATCCACTCGCTGCTGGACTCCCAGGACAGCCGGCTCCGGGACGACGCCACGATCGTGATGATGGAGTGGGAGCCGGGCTCGCCGCCGCCGGGCTCCGACCTCGCCGGTTAG
- a CDS encoding GDP-mannose 4,6-dehydratase — MTSLPLAAVTGAEGFIGSHLTEALVASGHRVRAMAQYNSFSSYGWLETLAPDVLDQVEIVLGDVRDPGSVRALLDGADVAYHLAALIAIPYSYQAPHSYVETNVTGTLNVLEAVRALGTPRLVHTSTSETYGTARTVPITEDHPINTQSPYAASKAGGDRLADSYHASFGTPVVTLRPFNTFGPRQSMRAVIPTVIGQVAAGERTLTLGDLRPTRDFTFVKDTARAFLAVGTAPAGQVVGRTFNAGTGGEISVGDLVALIGKVMDTDLDVRADPARVRPANSEVMRLVCDATRLTRATGWQPAHTLEQGLAHTVEFFRDPANLARYKTGIYNI, encoded by the coding sequence TTGACCTCCCTACCGCTCGCCGCCGTCACCGGAGCCGAGGGCTTCATCGGCTCCCACCTCACCGAGGCCCTGGTCGCCTCCGGACACCGGGTCAGAGCCATGGCCCAGTACAACTCCTTCTCCTCCTACGGCTGGCTGGAGACCCTCGCGCCCGACGTGCTGGACCAGGTGGAGATCGTCCTCGGCGACGTCCGCGACCCCGGCTCGGTCCGCGCCCTGCTCGACGGCGCCGACGTCGCCTACCACCTGGCCGCCCTCATCGCGATCCCGTACTCCTACCAGGCGCCGCACAGTTACGTGGAGACCAACGTCACCGGCACCCTCAACGTGCTGGAGGCGGTGCGCGCCCTCGGCACGCCCCGGCTGGTGCACACCTCCACCAGCGAGACCTACGGCACCGCGCGGACCGTGCCGATCACCGAGGACCACCCCATCAACACGCAGTCCCCGTACGCCGCTTCGAAGGCCGGCGGGGACCGGCTCGCCGACAGCTACCACGCCAGCTTCGGCACCCCCGTCGTCACCCTGCGGCCGTTCAACACCTTCGGGCCCCGGCAGTCCATGCGCGCCGTCATCCCCACCGTCATCGGCCAGGTCGCGGCAGGGGAGCGCACCCTCACCCTCGGCGATCTGCGGCCCACCCGGGACTTCACCTTCGTCAAGGACACCGCGCGGGCCTTCCTCGCCGTCGGCACCGCCCCCGCCGGACAGGTCGTCGGCCGCACCTTCAACGCCGGCACCGGCGGCGAGATCTCCGTCGGCGACCTGGTCGCGCTGATCGGCAAGGTGATGGACACCGACCTCGACGTCCGCGCGGACCCCGCCCGCGTCCGGCCCGCGAACTCCGAGGTGATGCGGCTGGTCTGCGACGCCACCCGGCTCACCCGGGCCACCGGCTGGCAGCCCGCCCACACCCTGGAGCAGGGCCTCGCCCACACCGTGGAGTTCTTCCGCGACCCGGCCAACCTGGCCCGCTACAAGACCGGCATCTACAACATCTGA
- a CDS encoding nucleotidyltransferase family protein gives MHAVILAGGKGVRLRPYTTALPKPLVPIGDQHAILEIVLRQLSAAGFTRCTLAIGHLGEIIRAYVGDGSQWGMTVDYATEESPLGTMGPLLGLRDRLPEDFLVMNGDILTDLDYSDVLRRHRDSGAPLTIATYARKVHIDFGVLTTDASRVVAFTEKPSMDYRVSMGVYGLSRATLDGYTPGLPLGFDELVLDLLRAQNPPYAYDFDGYWLDIGRPDDYDRANAEFTSRKSLLLKGA, from the coding sequence ATGCACGCAGTGATCCTGGCCGGAGGCAAGGGCGTCCGGCTGCGGCCCTACACCACCGCGCTGCCCAAGCCGCTCGTCCCGATCGGCGACCAGCACGCCATCCTGGAGATCGTGCTGCGCCAGCTGTCGGCCGCGGGGTTCACCCGCTGCACCCTCGCGATCGGCCACCTCGGCGAGATCATCCGCGCCTACGTCGGCGACGGCTCCCAGTGGGGCATGACCGTCGACTACGCCACCGAGGAGAGCCCGCTCGGCACCATGGGCCCGCTGCTGGGCCTCAGAGACCGGCTGCCCGAGGACTTCCTGGTGATGAACGGCGACATCCTCACCGACCTCGACTACTCCGACGTACTGCGCCGCCACCGGGACTCCGGCGCGCCGCTCACCATCGCCACCTACGCCCGCAAGGTGCACATCGACTTCGGTGTGCTCACCACGGACGCCAGCCGGGTCGTCGCGTTCACCGAGAAACCGAGCATGGACTACCGGGTCTCCATGGGCGTCTACGGCCTCAGCCGCGCCACCCTGGACGGCTACACGCCCGGTCTGCCGCTCGGCTTCGACGAACTCGTCCTGGACCTGCTGCGCGCCCAGAACCCGCCGTACGCCTACGATTTCGACGGGTACTGGCTGGACATCGGCCGCCCCGACGACTACGACCGGGCCAACGCCGAGTTCACCAGCCGCAAGTCCCTGCTGCTCAAGGGAGCCTGA
- a CDS encoding spherulation-specific family 4 protein: MSLLVPLYVHPADDPGAWHRLIAAADRTYAVVLNPASGPGTAPDPAFTAVARALRAAGARLLGYVDTDYGVRDRADLADEARRHREWYATDGCFLDRVTAGPDGVPACRRLVRDLRRSGTGTVVLNPGVHPAPGYVRLADLTVTFEGHWSTYVSSFTRPARTARHPPERLCHLVYGVPEVLVPLAVRTAHERGAAVCGPVTGEPPNPWAALTPALTGGNGVQG; the protein is encoded by the coding sequence GTGAGCCTGCTGGTGCCGCTGTACGTGCATCCGGCCGACGACCCCGGCGCCTGGCACCGGCTGATCGCGGCGGCGGACCGCACCTACGCGGTCGTCCTCAACCCGGCGAGCGGCCCCGGCACCGCCCCCGACCCCGCGTTCACGGCGGTCGCCCGGGCGCTGCGCGCGGCCGGGGCCCGCCTGCTCGGCTACGTCGACACCGACTACGGCGTCCGGGACCGGGCCGACCTCGCCGACGAGGCGCGCCGGCACCGGGAGTGGTACGCGACCGACGGCTGCTTCCTGGACCGGGTGACCGCCGGCCCGGACGGCGTGCCCGCCTGCCGCCGGCTGGTGCGGGACCTGCGGCGGTCGGGCACCGGGACCGTCGTGCTCAACCCCGGCGTGCACCCGGCCCCCGGCTATGTCCGCCTCGCCGACCTCACCGTCACCTTCGAGGGGCACTGGAGCACGTACGTGTCGTCGTTCACCCGGCCGGCCCGGACCGCCCGGCACCCGCCCGAGCGGCTGTGCCATCTGGTCTACGGCGTTCCCGAGGTTCTCGTCCCGCTCGCGGTGCGCACCGCGCACGAGCGGGGCGCGGCGGTGTGCGGCCCGGTGACCGGCGAACCCCCCAATCCCTGGGCCGCGTTGACCCCGGCGCTGACCGGCGGAAACGGTGTGCAAGGCTGA
- a CDS encoding lysozyme, whose protein sequence is MRSPIFRPCGWSRRCLTGALTVLVLFLSGPPAASAEPDPTANPLARGSAYMGIGVLAHDGASGTPPPDSRATQTEGVDVSSHQGDVDWRSLWNSGVRWAYTKATEGTYYTNPYFTQQYDGSFDVGMVRGAYHFATPDTAGGAAQADYFLAHGGGWSADGKTLPGVLDIEWNPYGDACYGKSASGMVTWIRDFLNRYKSRTGRAAVVYTATSWWSECTGNYAGFGSVNPLWIARYAATVGTLPAGWSSYTMWQYTSSGPAVGDHDRFNGSQDKLREFATG, encoded by the coding sequence GTGCGAAGCCCCATATTCCGTCCTTGCGGATGGTCCCGCCGGTGCCTCACCGGCGCCCTGACCGTCCTCGTCCTGTTCCTCTCCGGCCCTCCGGCCGCGTCGGCGGAGCCCGACCCGACCGCGAACCCGCTCGCCCGCGGCAGCGCCTACATGGGCATCGGCGTCCTCGCCCACGACGGCGCCTCCGGCACCCCGCCCCCGGACTCCCGCGCCACCCAGACCGAGGGCGTGGACGTCTCCAGCCACCAGGGCGACGTCGACTGGCGGTCGCTGTGGAACAGCGGCGTCCGCTGGGCGTACACCAAGGCCACCGAGGGGACGTACTACACCAACCCCTACTTCACCCAGCAGTACGACGGCTCCTTCGACGTCGGCATGGTCCGCGGCGCCTACCACTTCGCGACCCCGGACACGGCCGGCGGCGCCGCCCAGGCCGACTACTTCCTGGCGCACGGAGGCGGCTGGTCGGCCGACGGCAAGACCCTCCCGGGCGTCCTGGACATCGAGTGGAACCCGTACGGCGACGCCTGCTACGGCAAGTCGGCGAGCGGCATGGTCACCTGGATCCGCGACTTCCTGAACCGCTACAAGTCCCGCACCGGCCGGGCGGCGGTCGTCTACACCGCCACCAGCTGGTGGTCGGAGTGCACCGGGAACTACGCCGGCTTCGGATCGGTCAACCCGCTGTGGATCGCGCGCTACGCCGCGACGGTGGGCACGCTGCCGGCCGGCTGGTCGTCGTACACCATGTGGCAGTACACCTCCTCGGGCCCGGCGGTCGGCGACCACGACCGCTTCAACGGCTCCCAGGACAAGCTGCGCGAGTTCGCCACCGGCTGA
- the pelF gene encoding GT4 family glycosyltransferase PelF has product MHVQHGARRTGAAHVTLLTEGTYPHSHGGVSVWCDQLVQGMPDLDFDVIAVTGTGREPVVWELPGHVHSVLSVPMWGAPPEGRPPRGRALARLADAYEHFLTALLDPRAEERFPAALYSLARAAAEGALSPFLRGDRAVSLLAGVWNRPGLPVREARPTLHDALTATTLLEHALRPLAAPPPRHGVAHAVSGGVAVLPGLAGLERYQVPLLLTEHGVYLRERYLGYRTAPYRWPVKAVVLGFFRLLAEESYRRAALITPGNRYNRLWEEQGGADPRSIRTVYNGVDPAAFPPAGPEPRTPTLSWAGRVDPIKDLETLIRAFALVRKEIPEARLRLFGGTPRGGEAYRERCEALAADLGHADAVTFEGRVDDIKDAYAAGNVVMLSSISEGFPFTLIEAMSCGRATVSTDVGGVREAVGDTGLVVPPRDPDRMAAAALELLGDAGRRRAMGEAARLRVIEQFTLRQTIDTFRSIYLELPHHARPFTEPAARGQHLGAAAGSLAG; this is encoded by the coding sequence ATGCACGTTCAGCACGGCGCGCGCCGCACCGGCGCCGCGCACGTCACCCTCCTCACCGAAGGCACCTACCCGCACAGCCACGGCGGCGTCAGCGTCTGGTGCGACCAGCTCGTCCAGGGCATGCCCGACCTCGACTTCGACGTCATCGCCGTCACCGGCACCGGACGCGAACCCGTCGTATGGGAACTGCCCGGCCACGTCCACAGCGTGCTGTCCGTGCCCATGTGGGGCGCCCCGCCCGAGGGCCGCCCGCCCCGGGGCCGGGCCCTCGCCCGGCTCGCCGACGCCTACGAACACTTCCTGACCGCGCTGCTCGACCCGCGGGCCGAGGAGCGGTTCCCGGCCGCGCTGTACAGCCTCGCCCGGGCCGCCGCCGAGGGCGCGCTCAGCCCGTTCCTGCGCGGCGACCGGGCCGTCTCCCTGCTCGCCGGGGTGTGGAACCGCCCCGGACTCCCCGTCCGGGAGGCCCGGCCCACCCTGCACGACGCGCTCACCGCCACCACCCTGCTGGAACACGCCCTGCGTCCGCTCGCCGCGCCGCCGCCCCGGCACGGTGTGGCCCACGCGGTCAGCGGCGGGGTGGCCGTCCTGCCCGGCCTCGCCGGCCTGGAGCGTTACCAGGTGCCCTTGCTGCTCACCGAGCACGGCGTCTACCTGCGGGAACGTTACCTCGGCTATCGCACCGCCCCTTACCGCTGGCCGGTGAAGGCCGTCGTCCTCGGCTTCTTCCGGCTGCTGGCCGAGGAGAGCTACCGGCGGGCCGCCCTGATCACCCCCGGCAACCGCTACAACCGGCTGTGGGAGGAACAGGGCGGCGCCGACCCCCGGTCCATCCGCACCGTCTACAACGGCGTGGACCCGGCCGCCTTCCCGCCCGCCGGCCCGGAACCGCGGACGCCCACCCTCAGCTGGGCCGGCCGGGTCGACCCCATCAAGGACCTGGAGACCCTCATCCGCGCCTTCGCCCTGGTCCGCAAGGAGATACCCGAGGCGCGCCTGCGCCTCTTCGGCGGCACCCCCCGCGGCGGGGAGGCGTACCGGGAACGCTGCGAGGCACTCGCCGCCGACCTGGGCCACGCCGACGCCGTCACCTTCGAGGGCCGGGTCGACGACATCAAGGACGCCTACGCGGCCGGGAACGTGGTGATGCTCTCCAGCATCAGCGAGGGCTTCCCGTTCACCCTCATCGAGGCCATGTCCTGCGGCCGGGCCACCGTCTCCACCGACGTCGGCGGCGTCCGCGAGGCCGTCGGCGACACCGGCCTCGTCGTCCCGCCGCGCGACCCCGACCGTATGGCGGCGGCGGCCCTCGAGCTGCTCGGCGACGCCGGGCGCCGCCGCGCGATGGGCGAGGCGGCCCGGCTGAGGGTGATCGAACAGTTCACGCTGCGCCAGACCATCGACACCTTCCGCTCCATCTACCTCGAACTACCGCACCATGCCCGGCCGTTCACCGAACCGGCCGCGCGCGGGCAGCACCTCGGGGCCGCCGCGGGGAGCCTGGCCGGATGA
- a CDS encoding NAD-dependent epimerase/dehydratase family protein → MRILVLGGTGYLGRHVAERLRALPGAQVLAAGRSAGAAFAADLARDRPERLAETLAAAAPDAVVNCAGATGGDPVTLAEVNARGPAALCAALCAAAPAARLVHLGSAAEYGPGTPGVRVTEASPACPVTPYGATKLAGTVAVASAALDAVVLRIGNPVGPGAPAASLPGRLAALLRPAGRDPQAVLRLGDLSAHRDFVDVRDVARAVERAVTAPAAPPRVLNIGGGRAVPVRELAHGLARHAGFRGRLEEGADGSARSARVSWQCSDISAAARALDWRPAHSLDDALAALWAATLERVP, encoded by the coding sequence ATGCGCATTCTCGTCCTCGGCGGCACCGGATACCTGGGCCGCCATGTGGCGGAGCGACTGCGCGCCCTGCCGGGCGCGCAGGTCCTCGCCGCCGGCCGCTCGGCCGGCGCCGCTTTCGCCGCCGACCTCGCCCGTGACCGGCCGGAACGGCTCGCCGAGACCCTGGCGGCCGCGGCCCCCGACGCCGTGGTCAACTGCGCGGGCGCCACCGGCGGCGACCCCGTCACCCTGGCCGAGGTCAACGCCCGCGGCCCCGCCGCACTCTGCGCGGCCCTGTGCGCCGCGGCCCCCGCGGCCCGCCTGGTGCACCTCGGGTCGGCCGCCGAGTACGGGCCGGGCACCCCGGGCGTGCGGGTCACCGAGGCGTCCCCCGCCTGCCCGGTCACCCCGTACGGCGCGACCAAGCTGGCGGGCACCGTCGCGGTGGCCTCGGCCGCCCTGGACGCGGTGGTGCTGCGGATCGGCAACCCGGTCGGCCCGGGAGCGCCCGCGGCGAGCCTGCCCGGCCGGCTGGCCGCCCTGCTCCGCCCGGCCGGCCGGGACCCGCAGGCCGTACTGCGCCTCGGGGACCTCTCCGCCCACCGCGACTTCGTCGACGTACGCGACGTGGCCCGCGCGGTCGAGCGCGCCGTCACGGCCCCCGCCGCGCCGCCCCGGGTGCTCAACATCGGCGGCGGCAGGGCCGTACCGGTGCGGGAACTGGCGCACGGCCTGGCCCGGCACGCGGGGTTCCGGGGCCGGCTGGAGGAGGGCGCGGACGGCTCGGCGCGCTCGGCGCGGGTGTCCTGGCAGTGCTCGGACATCTCCGCCGCCGCCCGGGCCCTCGACTGGCGGCCGGCGCACAGCCTGGACGACGCCCTCGCCGCGCTGTGGGCGGCCACCCTGGAGCGGGTGCCGTGA
- a CDS encoding maltokinase N-terminal cap-like domain-containing protein, with amino-acid sequence MAVIHHTTLKPTKTELIAGWLPGRPWYRGGPVPVLERSGGFRLDDPEGEVGIEFVVVTDSAGPERTAYLVPLTYRGAPLEGAEHGLVGTLEHGVLGTRWVYDGCHDPVLVTELLALIGGRAQAMSQSVTDTPDHEVGRSCAVAPPSLDGRMPEPADDADGTHLPLPGGTVLHVHRVPEPVAGEQPLPQPDALGHVASGWPGPDDSRLRAVFMTLRPA; translated from the coding sequence ATGGCCGTCATCCATCACACCACCCTCAAGCCGACCAAGACCGAACTGATCGCCGGCTGGCTGCCCGGCCGCCCGTGGTACCGCGGCGGCCCCGTCCCGGTCCTGGAGAGGTCCGGCGGTTTCCGGCTGGACGACCCCGAGGGCGAGGTCGGCATCGAGTTCGTCGTGGTCACCGACAGCGCGGGCCCGGAGCGGACGGCATACCTGGTGCCGCTCACGTACCGGGGGGCGCCGCTGGAGGGCGCGGAGCACGGCCTCGTCGGCACCTTGGAGCACGGGGTGCTGGGCACGCGCTGGGTCTACGACGGCTGCCACGACCCGGTGCTGGTCACCGAGCTGCTGGCGCTGATCGGGGGCCGGGCCCAGGCGATGTCCCAGAGCGTCACCGACACCCCCGACCACGAGGTCGGCCGCTCCTGCGCCGTCGCCCCGCCGAGCCTGGACGGCCGCATGCCCGAGCCGGCCGACGACGCCGACGGCACGCACCTGCCCCTGCCGGGCGGCACGGTCCTCCACGTCCACCGCGTCCCCGAGCCCGTCGCCGGCGAGCAGCCGCTGCCGCAGCCGGACGCCCTCGGTCACGTCGCGAGCGGCTGGCCGGGCCCGGACGACAGCCGGCTGCGGGCCGTGTTCATGACGCTCCGTCCGGCCTGA
- a CDS encoding DUF5133 domain-containing protein, translated as MLMAHPAVLKDLIAQYETLSLLGAEESTPEARQRLADISYTLCVATGTRDVDMALIAARHRLSGARPEDDSLLQTAGA; from the coding sequence ATGCTCATGGCACACCCCGCGGTACTGAAGGACCTCATCGCCCAGTACGAGACCCTGTCCCTGCTCGGTGCCGAGGAGAGCACCCCCGAGGCCCGGCAGCGGCTCGCCGACATCTCGTACACGCTGTGCGTGGCCACCGGCACCCGGGATGTCGACATGGCCCTGATCGCGGCCCGTCACCGCCTCTCCGGTGCCCGCCCGGAGGACGACTCCCTCCTCCAGACGGCCGGGGCCTGA
- a CDS encoding FUSC family protein, with protein sequence MRGIRVTWQALRRDVSAAAGAARRAWAGPGRERDLAVQAVKAALAAWVAWAVAGWWLKAPVAFVAPWVAVVLVESTVYRSIAHGLQQLAAIATGTIAATAVGLLLPSPVAAMAVVLPLAMLLGRWPRLGSQGVYAATGALFVLTGGPVAVGTSAARLAEALFGAVVGIAVNALVRPPLYLRDTEAALRDAVAETDGILRDVADGLTTGRWDAAEAGEWHDRALRLPRLVEQARSAVEWSRESLRANPRRRTGAVPPGEGCEDALAALDYAAVYTAEVTRTVLETAAEDRPAPRPHPALARRYAQFLCRTARALRLYGHSRFGDAREDELREAVADLRGTLTVLRRDLARATTDDPDEVATYGALLAQAHRLTDQLLPSGA encoded by the coding sequence GTGCGTGGAATACGAGTGACCTGGCAGGCCCTGCGGCGCGACGTGTCGGCCGCTGCGGGCGCGGCGCGGCGGGCCTGGGCGGGACCCGGCCGGGAACGGGACCTGGCGGTCCAGGCGGTGAAGGCGGCGCTGGCCGCGTGGGTGGCCTGGGCGGTGGCGGGCTGGTGGCTGAAGGCGCCGGTGGCGTTCGTCGCGCCGTGGGTCGCGGTGGTGCTGGTGGAATCGACCGTGTACCGGTCGATCGCGCACGGTCTGCAACAGCTCGCGGCCATCGCGACCGGCACGATCGCGGCCACGGCGGTCGGGCTGCTGCTGCCCAGCCCGGTGGCCGCGATGGCGGTGGTACTGCCCCTGGCGATGCTGCTGGGCCGCTGGCCGCGGCTGGGCAGCCAGGGCGTCTACGCGGCCACCGGCGCCCTGTTCGTCCTGACGGGCGGGCCGGTCGCCGTCGGCACCTCCGCGGCCCGGCTCGCCGAGGCCCTGTTCGGAGCGGTGGTCGGCATCGCGGTCAACGCGCTCGTCCGGCCGCCGCTGTATCTGCGCGACACCGAGGCGGCGCTCCGGGACGCGGTGGCGGAGACGGACGGCATCCTGCGGGACGTCGCGGACGGGCTGACCACGGGCCGCTGGGACGCGGCGGAGGCCGGCGAGTGGCACGACCGGGCCCTCAGGCTGCCGCGGCTGGTGGAGCAGGCCCGCTCGGCGGTGGAGTGGAGCCGGGAGAGCCTGCGCGCGAACCCGCGCCGCCGCACCGGCGCCGTACCGCCGGGCGAGGGGTGCGAGGACGCGCTGGCGGCCCTGGACTACGCGGCCGTGTACACCGCGGAGGTGACCCGCACGGTGCTGGAGACCGCCGCCGAGGACCGTCCGGCGCCCCGGCCGCACCCCGCGCTCGCCCGGCGGTACGCGCAGTTCCTGTGCCGGACCGCCCGCGCGCTACGACTCTACGGCCACAGCCGGTTCGGCGACGCCCGGGAGGACGAGCTGCGCGAGGCCGTGGCCGACCTGCGCGGCACGCTCACCGTGCTGCGCCGGGACCTGGCCCGCGCCACGACCGACGACCCCGACGAGGTCGCCACCTACGGCGCCCTGCTCGCCCAGGCCCACCGGCTGACCGACCAGCTGCTCCCTTCGGGCGCCTAG
- a CDS encoding alpha/beta fold hydrolase, with protein MTVDLASLPVRFLPTSDGRLAYREAGSGTPLVLLHGGFTDHRMWEAQIRAFAPTHRVIAWDARGHGASDNATRPFRPADDLAALLRGLDAAPAVLVGLSMGGGTATDCALEHPELVRAVAVSGVGTSEPVFEHPWVLKVIAEQQASLAAGDLEGWADAFALWAAGPDRELSEVDPGVVRLVREMGLATLRKHTPDEPDHTVPVTRTWERAPGIEVPLITINGALDSPDHHAMAARLVDLVPDGRGVTVPGAAHYPNMENPDAFDAELAAFLERLP; from the coding sequence ATGACTGTCGATCTGGCATCCCTTCCCGTCCGCTTCCTGCCGACCTCCGACGGCCGCCTCGCCTACCGCGAGGCCGGCTCCGGAACGCCCCTCGTCCTGCTGCACGGCGGCTTCACCGACCACCGCATGTGGGAGGCGCAGATCCGGGCCTTCGCGCCGACCCACCGGGTCATCGCCTGGGACGCCCGCGGCCACGGCGCCTCCGACAACGCCACCCGTCCGTTCCGCCCGGCCGACGACCTCGCCGCGCTGCTCCGGGGGCTCGACGCCGCGCCCGCCGTCCTCGTCGGGCTGTCGATGGGCGGGGGCACCGCCACCGACTGCGCGCTGGAGCACCCCGAGCTGGTCCGCGCGGTCGCCGTCAGCGGAGTGGGCACCAGCGAGCCCGTGTTCGAGCACCCGTGGGTGCTCAAGGTCATCGCCGAGCAGCAGGCGAGCCTGGCCGCGGGCGACCTGGAGGGCTGGGCCGACGCGTTCGCGCTGTGGGCGGCGGGCCCGGACCGGGAGCTGTCCGAGGTCGACCCCGGCGTGGTGCGCCTGGTACGGGAGATGGGGCTGGCCACGCTGCGCAAGCACACGCCCGACGAGCCCGACCACACGGTCCCCGTCACCCGCACCTGGGAGCGCGCCCCGGGCATCGAGGTGCCGCTGATCACCATCAACGGCGCCCTGGACTCCCCGGACCACCACGCCATGGCCGCCCGGCTCGTGGACCTCGTCCCGGACGGCCGCGGCGTCACCGTGCCGGGCGCCGCCCACTACCCGAACATGGAGAACCCGGACGCCTTCGACGCCGAACTGGCCGCCTTCCTGGAGCGCCTGCCGTAA
- a CDS encoding MarR family winged helix-turn-helix transcriptional regulator — protein sequence MNDPRTAPARPSQDALAERLTEVFDLVGPLYRRVHRKVEQAAPVEGLSVGVRAVLDLLRARGPMTVPQMGRAQALSRQFVQRMVNDAARQGLVESVPNPAHRRSSLIRLTGPGRDAIGAVRAREHELLRRVDADLTMADVDACLRVLGAMHALFDDVEVD from the coding sequence ATGAACGACCCCCGCACCGCTCCCGCCCGGCCCTCCCAGGACGCCCTGGCCGAACGCCTCACCGAGGTCTTCGACCTGGTCGGCCCGCTCTACCGGCGGGTGCACCGCAAGGTGGAGCAGGCGGCACCGGTCGAGGGCCTCTCGGTCGGTGTGCGCGCCGTGCTCGATCTGCTGCGCGCCCGGGGCCCGATGACGGTGCCGCAGATGGGCCGGGCCCAGGCGCTCAGCCGGCAGTTCGTGCAGCGCATGGTGAACGACGCGGCCCGGCAGGGCCTGGTGGAGAGCGTGCCCAACCCCGCGCACCGCCGGTCGTCGCTGATCCGGCTCACCGGGCCGGGCCGGGACGCGATCGGCGCGGTACGGGCCCGCGAGCACGAGTTGCTGCGCCGCGTCGACGCCGACCTGACCATGGCCGACGTCGACGCCTGTCTGCGGGTGCTCGGCGCGATGCACGCCTTGTTCGACGACGTGGAGGTGGACTGA